CTAGTCTCATGACGCTGCGTCACCGTGCCTACGTGACTCAGCAGCAAGTGGCGGAGATTGTCGCTCTCTGGGAACGATTGCCGGAGGGCGACAAGGCCCCGGTTCGCTTCCCGCCACGCCACCAGGAAAGACTGGTGAAGGGGAGGTTCCGACGCAAGCACTCGCAGACCAGTGTCACACCGGGAGTGGAGAGCTTGCGACGGTAGGTGCTCAACCTGTTTGGCGTTGCCTCTTTCCTTTTGATTGGATATCAATGgcaggactgactgactgactctctctgtctctctctctctctctctctctctctctctctctctctctcaaaaacccACCCCCCGAATTTTGTAGGTGTATGGTCGGCCAAGGCGGCCAAGCCGCACAGATGCCAAACATCAGCCGCCTTGTGGAGGCCGTTTGTATAGAGCTGTCCAGGATTCACCCCGAAGGAACCACCATCTGCGGCGTGAGGGTGAACCGCTGGGCAGCTGTGATGCGGGATTATATCTGCATCCAAGAGAACATCCTTACAAACCCGGTACTCATGGCCCAGACACGTATCCAGTTATTCCCCCTCAATCAGCGCACCCTGGCACAATGGTAAGTACACACTGGACAAGTGGGATCCACCATGCCCCTCTCCTCCCTCCCACCCTGACTTACTTTGCTTTCTGTCCCTGTAGGCACCTCACTCGCACCAGGGAGCTGGTACGGCGGGCTCTGGAGATGGCCGTGCCATTGCCATCCAGCTCGGCCCTTGCTTCGGAGCCCACCCCTGCCGTACGGCCACGTCCCACGGGCCCCGAGCAGTCCGCTGCACCATGTCATGAATACTCGGACCTGCCTGACCTGTCCGGTCAGGCGACGCAGCGAACTCGGGGCCCCGTGGATGTGGCACCGCCAATTGTTGGCCACCCCCCCGTGCCACAAGAAGCACCCGCCACCCAGCCACTCCTCCCGCCGGCTGACACTGCCGCTTCTCCGCCTCCACCGGCACAACCTTCAGTACCCCGCACCACTGCCTGGCGGCGGAAGAAAAAACAGGAGGCGGAGGAGCTGGCGCAACAGCAAGGTATCCCtcccaaacaaagaaaaaaagtggaGGCCTTTGTTTGCCAGCGCTGTGGCCGTCCTAAAACAAAAGAGTTCGGCCACAGCCGCTTTGGGAGGGAAACCTTTTGTTCCACCTCAGCCGGCAGAAGTGTCCAGGAGTGGCTGGAGGAAAAGAGGAGAGCGAAGCAAAATCGTGCCGGGGGGGATGGCCACTAAACAATTTTTGTTAATCAGTAGATGGGCCCAtacattgcttttctttttttttttttttcttatttttataaatttttcaagctgtttttactttttttttctttttttttttttttgcaaatgactgGCACTTTATATAATTGTCAAGGAGGCCTCCttttttcaagctgtttttactttttttttttttaatttttttttttttttttttgacaatcttTACAAATGACTGGCATTTTATATGTTGGCAGAAAGGGAGGCCTGCTTCATTTTTcaagctgtttttactttttttttttttttttttttttttgcaaatgactggcactttatatattgtctcctttttttcaagctgtttttacttttttttttatttttttgacaatcttttttaattttgggctTCATCTACtggttggttattttttttttatttgatatttatttatagttccttggattgttgtttgacttttatttaatatacactgatttcatgttatatttattgtatatagttatttcacgttattttttttcttggattgttgattgatttctatttattatatgtatatatttcattttataaaccttGTGGATTGAATCgttgtgtctgcctgcctgcttctGTCCCGCCCGCCGCCGCTTTAAGGGCTCTCTGTTTACCTTCCCGCGACCGCGTGGCTAATCGGCTATGCGCCATGCGCCCGCCCCTTTCACCTTTTACGGACCCGGCTCAGCCTCGCAGATCGGCTGGCATTTTTTGCGCAGGGGCCATGCTAATCTTCTCTGTATCGCTCCAATTTTAGTTGATGTACTGCCAGAGCAAGTACAGATTTGGGGGGAAGGCTCTGTGCTTAAGTACGGGGGACGCACCACCTCGTCAGACTATTGTGGTGTAATTCGCTTGACTGTTCAGCTCAAATTACCTGGTTTCAGTCTCTTCTAATGATTAAACACCCTGAGTAGTAGTGTGGAGAAGCAGCAGACAATGGCCAGCGTAGCATCCAGCGTCtctctttgccattttccagtataAAATTCAGAGAGAGGGCACCTAGGCTTATGCAAATTTCATATAACATGTGCCCCGCCCCAAGGGCGGGCCGCATTTGTGGGCGTGGTCACCGTCACTTGCTGaattttctcagaggttgattTCTTTGCTCATACTAGAAATACACCAATTTTCGGGATGAATTTTTCTGGCTGGAACACCACTGAGAAGGATTGAGAATGTGTACAGGCACCGTGAAATCCTTGCTTTTGCCTACAGGAAATGATCAACTCTGACGCTAACCTACTCAAAGATAcattaaactgttaaaaataaaaatataatcatcgaaatattagaagaaaaaaaatgatagaaatgatTAAAGACAAAACTCTTCATCCTCCTTGGAAATTaaagattgaattttaaatggccaAACTGCTGATCCCAGGAGCCAACCATTGCCGTCAGTTAATTAATCCGTCGTCTTTTTAGAAacgtggaaaagaaaaaaatagctggTTTTCTCGAAAACTCAATGTACTATCCTATCCAAACATGAACTGAAGTTATCGCGACCATTCAAATCTCTGCTGTATTAGATAAGGAGAGACCAACCACTGACGCCCTTCTCTGGACATTAAGAATTTTGTCTGACGCTGAGACAGCGCCATCTTTGGCTAAAACTGGCATGACGCTCAACTCCAGATTCCCTCGCTGAGAGAAACGTAAAAGTAAACAGCTGAATTTCCATTAACGGCATACGCCGGGAGAGAAGAAACTGTATTACTCGCAGCAGAAATACCCCATCCTCACCAAAGAGGGAGCGAAGACTGACTTTGGTTGACGGCGCAACATGGAGGTAGTTTGTAATTTCCACACTCAGAAGGGTGAGGACCGCGTTACGTCAGAGGAGTTTGGTTTTAGCATCGTCGCATATTAAAACAAAGAGCCGTTGGAGTTCTGTCCGTACTCCTTTATGTTGACTCTCGCTTCGAAAAAAATATCCCTGTCGTGTATCGGACAATGCCATTTATGATTTAGTGTCTGGCATGAAGGGACTTTCCAGTACCCCGTTCTCGGCTGGGAAAACTTGCCGACGGTACAGAGAAGAAGACAGTGACTACCGAAAGCTTGGAATTAGTCGGGAAAAGGATGGCAATCGGACTGACCATAGATGTAAGTCACATTCCTGTCCCATGTctccttcaccatttcaggatcgAGTTGCAGGGTGGAGTGCAATGTTTTTTGAGCATTGCCTTTACCGTTACCAGATCTTCCCAACCCTCATAGGAGCTGTACAGCATCACCCGAACTTCATTTTGCTGACTCTGTGTGATAGTTCAATGGAAGAAGATTCGTTGAAGTGACAAACGACTGTGACGTATTTAGGAAGAAAAGAGGAGCGCTTCACGATTTTGCGTGTCATCCTTGCGCTTGCGGAGAGCCGATCTTCGTGCCGAGTTCATTCCGAGTTCATTCCGAGTTCTCGGATGATTGACAAGCAGCAGTGTGCAGCAACGTGCAGCGATTGGTCGAGGCGCTCTTGTGCCGAGTTTTTTGTAAACTTTGATTGGCTGGGAAAGAGATGCGTTCCGAGTTCTGCTCCGAAAGACCCGCCTCCCCGTCTAAAAGCGGCGATGTCTTGTTTCGAGTTTTATTGTAAAGGGGGGCCCGCTGATACTATTAACATGGTACCATTGATGTTACAAGGATTATAGAGAAGTGAACTAAAACAGATGTAGTTTAATCTAATGAGAATTCATTTGTtttgtacatattaataaaagtattctttttttttcattttagtaaacTGGTTTCAGTAATATAAATATCTGTAAACAGTCTGGACAGAATTGCGTTATAATTatgtttgttaataataaataataataatgctaataataaaaatgctagCAATGGGAAAATGCAGTGTAACAAGGtagttgtaatattattaaaggccTTAAAGAAAGTCAGTACTAGTATTACTaaccatttatatttatttatttttttttgtgtgtccctTTACTCTTTCAGAATTCAGAATTAACCGTTTCTGGTATCTCATACCATGGCTGGCAGTAGTATTCCTACGTGAGTCTTTGTTTGTAGTAGCAATGTTCCTCTCAAAACAAAGGAATCTTTCTGTAATTGACGTACTGGTTGATTGCGTTGTTTTAATAGACCCAACATCACCTGCGGTGTTGACATGTAAGTATTCATAGGTTAAATATCGCGAAGGTTcgttcatttgaaaaaaaaaaaaaacccttttggAATATTGGGTTTGGTGCCTATAGAATTTGTTCAAAGGTGGTGGTTTATCATCCTATTGTTccctttttcctttttgcatgCTCAGTTACTCTTTATTTGATCTCTGTTGGAGGCAACGTCGCTTGGTGCAGACTATATGGTGGTTGTAACCTATTCGTTGTTCCCTGAaggccaatttgtaatattctgaaatttgttGTAAAACTTTGGAATGGAACTGTAACTTTGTCTTGGTTTATCTAATTTATCCAGCTTGAATCCTGTGCCACAGTTCCGCCACGAGACCTCTGGCGAACTGACCCTCAAGGCCTCTGCCGAGGCGATCCAGGTCGCCAAGGCATATGGCCTGAGCGGCCCTGTGCCGTTCAAGGTCAAGTCGGCCGAGATGGTCAGGGAGCAGGCCAGGAGACGGGTGCGGGCAGCAGGTGGTGACCCCGGGGACTCCAAGCTGGTGCGCAGCGCCAGCGAGCTCCAGTTTGGACAGTACCGGGGTCAGACTTTTAAATGGTTGCTGACCCATGACCTCGGCTATGCCGTCATGGTGTTGGCAACCCACCTGAGGGAGCGCAAAGATGGCCAGGTGTCGGATAGCCCGCTGGCAAGCAATAAAAACGCCCTGGAGTCGTACGCCTGGCTCTTCCCCGACGTGAAGAAGGCCATCCGTCGTCGCCAGGAGAGAGACGGGTCGGCCAGGACTCTGGACGAGGGCAAGAGGCTCGTCGGCTTCGGCCAACACGGACACCTGACGTTGAGGCCCTTTACGATACAGAAGATCGGGAGGCCAAGAGGTAAGAGACTTTTGGGTGAGGTCTGAGGGGAAGGGCACAGCAAGGTAGTTGGAACCCTGCTTCCATTTGTTCACCTGTTACCATTCCCGCTGTTGTACCCCAATACAGTTACATCAAATGGCTCCGGCGCCAGACCACCAAAGTCGGGACCAAGATGCATGCACTCCAGCTGTATGTGCAGCGGAGAGACAAGGCGAAGGCGGCAGCAACCTCTTCCCTTCCCAAAACCACCACTGTTGCCCCCACcgcctctctctctgcagcagccTCCGTCATCGAGATTCCCGATGACGTGCTGTTGTCGGCCAGCATGGAGTTGGAGGCTGGTAAGTGACAGCCACCCATGGAAACTGGTGGTGGcttcttcactttttttgtttaacctgttatttgtttgaatttgttaaCAACCTTCCCCAGCATCTACCTCCCAGTCTGCAACCAGTGGAGGGCCCTTGCCATCCCAGCGCTCCCAACCGACGGCTGATCCGGGAAAGCAGCCTTCGCAAACGCTGTCCGTAGCCAGGAGAGAGGTGAGTTAAAAGGATGTGTTTGTTTGAATTGCATTGCCAGGAAAGAAACAGGGCCTGTCTGAtcgcttttgtttgtttttctgttgttcatgctgtctgtgtctctctctctctctcacacacacagctaCTTTTTCCCGAGGGCTGGAGGAGTTCACTACCAAAAGAACAGCACGCGTGGTTAAGTCGGGTCCTTTTCACCAGGGGCAAGGACGGAAAGCCTGTGCTGACCTCCAACCTTCGCCTTTGGTGGCACCCTCCCGGCCCCCGCAACGTGTACCTCCAGCCCCCGACATCGCCCGACGCCTTTTTTCAGCGCCCGTTTTTCCTGTGGATGCCGTACCGCATGTGGGGCTACAAGCTGTCCTGCACGGCGTGCAGCCACAGGTTGTCGGGAGCCGGACTCTACAGGACCGTCCGGAGGGTCCTGGACACAGACGGATGGTACTTTATGGCCACGGAGTACCTGGAGTGCCGGCGCTGCAAGAAGAAGGTGGCGGGCTGGTCGCAGGATATCTTGGATCAGCTGCACTGCACCCATCGGGATCAGTTTCCAGCTATCCTGACTTACAGGTCAGACAAGGAGTCTCCGATGGCCGGGTCAACTCTCCACAGGTAGACGGGCACACACACGGGCAGTCCTAACGTCTCTGTTCTGTCTTAACACAGATTATCCTGCGACAAAAAGCTGATCGGGCAGATGCGTGAACGCACGCTGGGCAACGGGGCCACCCGGCTGCGCAAATATCTGCTCGAGCAGCACGGCAACACCTGGTTGGAGCGGTCCAGACTGTTCATGTTCGCGGTCACCAAGTTCATTACACCGGGTGCCGAGGCACCTACGACTCCGCCTCTACCGCGGATGACCCCGGTGCCCGGTACAAAGTGGTTGCTGTCCATCTATGCCAGGGTGGTGGCTTCGAGGCTAGATGAGACCAAGGCCCGGATCacctccatctttggctcaatcCTGAAGATGGACTCAACAAAGAAGGTGAGCGATATCGTCAtcctctccttccttccttccttccttccttccagctTACCGTCACTCTCCCTTTCATCGTTCAGGTGATCAAGAAACTAGCTGGTGCCGCGGCAGGAACGGCAGCCTGGGTGACCAACGTGGGGAACGAGCACGGCCAGATCTTGATCAGCGTCCTCACTGCAGCCGAGGGCGCTGGCCTGCACCCCATGGCCACCGGGCTGATGCGGCGATACCGTGATGCCAGTGTGTCCCCGCCTCTGGTCCTGTATGTGGACCGAGACTGCTGTTCCCACGGGGGACCCTGCAAGGTGTCCCTCTTATTCAACCAGTGGGATCAGCTGGTGGTGCGGCTCGACGTGTGGCACCTGATGCGACGCTTTGCAGCGGGTGTCACCACGGAGAGCCACCCACTGTACAGCCTCTTCATGGCGCGTCTCTCGTTCTGCATCTTTGAGTGGGACCAGGGAGACGTCGCCAGGCTGCGACAGGCCAAGGCTGGCGAGGCGGGGAACGATCCCCGAGGCTCCGGCTACGGAAAGATCCCACTAAAGGAGCTGGCCCGCCACTGCCGCCGCCGCACACGTGGGGCGGAGGAGACGGGCCGGCTCATCGACGAGATGCTGGAGGCCTTCGGGGACGCCACTGACACCATGGGTATCCCGCTTTTGGACCGCGCAAAAATACAGGAAATATGGAAAACTCAGAGGCGCCACCTCCACTGCATCCAGGACCCACCCGGCGTGCACCTGTACATGCAGACCGGGCAGCTGGTCAAAGGGGGGATCACGCTGCCGGTGTTCAGGTGTGGCCGTGGTTCAACTTCGTTGGAGTCGTTCCACCTGCATCTGGACCGCTTCATACCTGGTAAGGGTGCTCAGAAACCTGTTCTTTGTGACCTGTGTTGTGCGAGGGAGTGGGTGGCATTGCATTTttatctctgtgtctctctctctctctctctctctctctctctcactcactcaccgtGTCTTTCAGGCACTTCAGCCAGCGCGGCCCACTTTCAGGCCTATCTGCTGGAAGGCCTGGCGCGGTGGAACGAGGACCGTGCGGCAAAAGCAGTGGAGGAAGGAGACCGTGATATCGTCTGCTACAGTGGCCAACTCCAGCACTCCGTCAACGAGCTGAGCGACATTGTATATCGCATGAAGCTGGTTGACGATTACACCCGGCCTGCGAAGTACACTGGTGAGGCGGGCGTCcagctgtctgtctctctctctctctctctcccctctccccaaccttttcattttaaaacacttccGTCCTTTTCACAGGTGAGCTCATAGGTATTGAGTACCTATTTTCGCAGACCGGTCGAGTGCTGGAGGAAGTGATGGGCAGGGATCCCGACGCTCCGGATGGGACTGATACAGACGACGACGATGACAGTGTCGACGAGGGCTTCCAAGAGGACGAGGGGCTGGTGCAGGAACCTCTGGACAACACCGTCTTCGGCCTTGAGGAGGACTTCGCCCGACAACCGTTGTCGTCTGACAAGTCCCAGTCGCGCCCTGCCATCGGCGCCTCAAAGTCTGGGCCAGCCGACCAGGACACCTCCCCTGGAGACGAGGCCACTCAAAGCGTGTCCCACGAGCTGGTAAGTCTCTCCCGACGAGTTGTGCTATACCTGTGGAATATCTGAGGAGTGCTCCCCTTT
The sequence above is drawn from the Erpetoichthys calabaricus chromosome 3, fErpCal1.3, whole genome shotgun sequence genome and encodes:
- the LOC114644164 gene encoding nematocyst expressed protein 3-like; the encoded protein is MVGQGGQAAQMPNISRLVEAVCIELSRIHPEGTTICGVRVNRWAAVMRDYICIQENILTNPVLMAQTRIQLFPLNQRTLAQWHLTRTRELVRRALEMAVPLPSSSALASEPTPAVRPRPTGPEQSAAPCHEYSDLPDLSGQATQRTRGPVDVAPPIVGHPPVPQEAPATQPLLPPADTAASPPPPAQPSVPRTTAWRRKKKQEAEELAQQQGIPPKQRKKVEAFVCQRCGRPKTKEFGHSRFGRETFCSTSAGRSVQEWLEEKRRAKQNRAGGDGH